The DNA sequence AAAATCCTAAACAAGTAGGAGCTTTGTGTTCTAGTTCTAAAAAATTAAGAAAGACAATCATTGACAATATAGGTTTAGAGAATGTTAAAAATATCGTTGAAATAGGACCAGGAACAGGAGCATTCACAGAAGTTATACTTCAAAAAAAGCATAAGGATGCTAAATTTTTTGCGATAGAAATTAATGATCAAATGGCACAAAAACTTTCCAAAAAATATGAAAATTTAGACTTGCAAATTGGAAATGCTGAAAATTTAGAGTATTTTTTACATCAAAGAGCTATGTCAAATGTAGATATTGTAGTTTCTGGAATTCCTTGGGCTTTACTAAAAAATCATGAACAAGAAAAACTTTTAAAGACAATTTATAAAAATTTATCAAAAGGTGGATATTTTACTACTTTTGCTTATTTAATTCCAAGCTTTTCTGGTAAAGCCTTTCGCTTAAAAATATTTGAACTTTTTAGCGAAGTTAAAATTTCAAAAATAGTATGGCAAAATATTCCACCAGCTATAGTATATTATTGTAAAAAATAATTATTCCCATTCGATTGTTGCAGGTGGTTTGCTTGATATATCATATACTACGCGATTGATTCCTTTTATTTCATTGATAATGCGACGACTAATATTTTCTAAAATTTCATAAGGTAAGTGGGAAAAGGTTGCAGTCATCCCATCAGTTGCATCTACGATGCGCACACAAATAGTA is a window from the Campylobacter sp. RM10537 genome containing:
- a CDS encoding class I SAM-dependent methyltransferase is translated as MFFYYYLKNPKQVGALCSSSKKLRKTIIDNIGLENVKNIVEIGPGTGAFTEVILQKKHKDAKFFAIEINDQMAQKLSKKYENLDLQIGNAENLEYFLHQRAMSNVDIVVSGIPWALLKNHEQEKLLKTIYKNLSKGGYFTTFAYLIPSFSGKAFRLKIFELFSEVKISKIVWQNIPPAIVYYCKK